A genomic segment from Bacteroidota bacterium encodes:
- a CDS encoding T9SS type A sorting domain-containing protein, with protein METKKNIESLGFICFILFPSLQIFSQTLNVGVSYTNLGCCSSLCDGTATANVTGGVTPYTYMWSDPNGQTTQTATGLCPGLYAVVVYDAALNSATSPNVVITYPSITSSFASTQPSCYGNNDGSTTANAGGGTSPYTYSWSNGQTSQTTTGLAAATYTLTITDAKCCTATKTVTVTQPYQLVSSPVLTNSVTCNGGNNGSLQASASGGTLPYTYLWNTGQTTTSLSGLIAGTYSLTVTDSHGCTASAASINIPQPTAITNAFTTVNPNCGNNNGMVISTSGGGTSPYSFSWNTGSTINLVVGLTGSPPDTLIVTITDANGCILKDTTIITCTSLGVENVNLQSQFNIYPNASNGIFNIENTLLNNSIYGIYIYNITGEKVYQSTIQQFSNTTIDLSNHPNGIYFLTIKTNEGTTNKKLIINK; from the coding sequence ATGGAAACAAAAAAAAATATTGAATCTTTAGGATTTATCTGTTTTATTTTATTCCCCTCATTACAAATTTTTTCGCAAACTCTTAATGTGGGTGTTTCATATACAAACCTTGGATGTTGTTCTTCGCTTTGTGATGGAACTGCAACTGCAAATGTCACTGGAGGCGTAACTCCATATACTTATATGTGGAGCGACCCCAATGGTCAAACCACTCAAACAGCAACAGGTCTTTGCCCTGGACTATATGCAGTAGTAGTTTATGATGCTGCATTAAATTCAGCAACATCACCAAATGTAGTTATAACCTACCCATCAATTACATCATCTTTTGCATCCACACAACCCAGCTGTTATGGAAATAATGATGGTTCAACAACTGCAAATGCTGGTGGTGGAACTTCACCATATACATATAGTTGGAGTAATGGTCAAACTTCACAAACTACAACAGGACTTGCAGCAGCCACTTATACTTTAACAATTACGGATGCCAAATGTTGCACCGCAACTAAAACAGTTACTGTCACTCAGCCCTATCAGTTAGTGTCTTCTCCTGTACTTACAAATTCTGTAACTTGTAATGGGGGTAATAATGGAAGTTTACAAGCCAGTGCCTCTGGCGGAACACTTCCATATACTTACTTATGGAACACAGGACAAACCACTACTTCACTATCTGGGCTTATTGCTGGAACATATTCTCTCACTGTAACAGATAGCCATGGATGTACTGCATCTGCTGCCTCTATAAATATTCCTCAACCTACGGCAATAACAAACGCTTTCACTACCGTGAATCCAAACTGCGGAAATAATAATGGTATGGTAATTTCAACTTCTGGAGGTGGAACCTCTCCTTATTCTTTTTCATGGAACACAGGCAGTACTATTAATCTGGTTGTAGGTTTAACAGGAAGTCCCCCTGATACTCTTATTGTAACAATTACTGATGCCAATGGATGTATTTTAAAAGATACAACTATAATTACTTGTACTTCATTAGGTGTTGAGAATGTTAATTTGCAAAGCCAATTTAATATTTATCCAAATGCGAGCAACGGAATTTTCAACATTGAAAATACACTACTGAATAATTCAATATACGGCATTTACATTTACAATATCACGGGAGAAAAAGTATATCAATCAACAATTCAGCAATTCAGCAATACAACCATTGATTTATCAAATCACCCCAACGGAATTTATTTCCTCACCATAAAAACCAATGAAGGCACAACCAACAAAAAACTAATCATCAATAAATAA
- a CDS encoding ABC transporter ATP-binding protein, with amino-acid sequence MSADLQQKFSFGLLKRVLSYANPYRKMFAFAAFIAIVFAFVSPVRAMLTQYTLDNFIVHPVGYISNGVKPDKEMLLTMTLIMIGVLLFETLLQFLNEYLAGWLGQTIIKDMRTKLFNHINHLHLQYFDKTPIGTLVTRVISDMEAISDIFSEGLLVILGDFLKLIVIISVMFYTNWKLSLISLSVFPLLIAGANMFKNGVNKSFNEVRTQIARLNSFVQEHITGMSVVQIFNREEEEMKKFREINASHRKANIRSIWYYSVFFPFIEILSSVSIGLIVWWGGRGVFDNAFSIGQLVAFIMYINMLFRPIRLIADRFNTLQMGIVASERVFRVMDTKGGVMDNGKCLMANGNTSTINPVGNISNGVNHQPLAIEFKNVWFSYDAPDSLVPRPSSLVHSPNWVLKNISFEAKQGETVALVGATGSGKSSIASLINRFYEYTKGEILIDGINIREYELNSLRKNIGIVLQDVFLYSDTIANNISLHPSHSLTLSPSHSLFSESEKVRMKESEREKVVEAAKIIGAHDFIMRLPGNYDYNVMERGATLSVGQRQLISFIRAYLYNPAILILDEATSSIDTESEMLIQRATEALLGRKEYGVRGSEQEKHTAVSASQLPTPNSRTSIVIAHRLATIQRADKIIVLDKGEIIESGTHRQLLELNKHYRKLYELQFMKEIVA; translated from the coding sequence ATGAGTGCGGACCTGCAGCAAAAATTTTCATTCGGGCTTTTGAAAAGAGTTCTTTCCTATGCTAATCCGTATAGAAAAATGTTTGCCTTTGCTGCTTTTATCGCAATTGTGTTTGCATTTGTTTCTCCCGTGCGTGCAATGCTCACGCAATACACGTTAGATAATTTTATTGTTCACCCCGTAGGATACATATCCAACGGGGTAAAGCCCGACAAAGAAATGCTTTTAACGATGACGCTAATCATGATAGGCGTTCTGCTTTTTGAAACATTGCTTCAGTTTCTTAATGAATACCTGGCCGGCTGGCTGGGGCAAACGATAATAAAAGACATGCGCACGAAACTATTTAATCACATCAATCATTTGCATTTGCAATACTTCGACAAAACTCCCATTGGCACGCTGGTAACGCGCGTGATATCTGACATGGAAGCCATTTCAGATATTTTTTCAGAAGGATTGCTCGTAATTCTTGGCGACTTTCTTAAACTCATAGTGATAATATCCGTAATGTTTTACACCAACTGGAAACTTTCTCTCATCAGTTTATCTGTTTTTCCTTTGCTCATTGCAGGAGCCAATATGTTCAAGAATGGAGTGAATAAATCTTTCAATGAAGTAAGAACCCAGATTGCCCGATTGAATTCATTTGTTCAGGAACACATCACCGGAATGAGCGTGGTGCAGATATTCAACCGCGAAGAAGAAGAGATGAAAAAATTCAGAGAGATAAATGCATCGCACCGCAAGGCAAACATCCGTTCCATCTGGTACTACTCTGTTTTTTTTCCGTTCATAGAAATTCTTTCTTCTGTTTCCATCGGGCTTATTGTGTGGTGGGGTGGAAGGGGAGTTTTTGACAATGCTTTTTCTATCGGGCAACTCGTTGCGTTCATCATGTACATCAACATGCTCTTTCGCCCGATACGACTGATTGCCGACCGGTTCAACACGCTTCAGATGGGAATTGTGGCAAGCGAAAGGGTGTTCAGAGTGATGGATACGAAAGGCGGAGTAATGGATAATGGAAAATGTTTAATGGCTAATGGGAATACATCAACCATCAACCCCGTAGGAAACATTTCCAACGGGGTAAACCATCAACCATTAGCCATTGAATTTAAAAATGTTTGGTTTTCGTATGACGCGCCTGATTCCCTCGTCCCTCGTCCTTCATCCCTCGTACATTCTCCAAACTGGGTTCTCAAAAACATTTCCTTCGAAGCAAAACAAGGCGAAACCGTTGCACTGGTGGGCGCCACAGGTTCAGGCAAGTCATCCATTGCCAGTTTGATAAACAGATTTTACGAATACACAAAAGGAGAAATCCTTATTGACGGAATTAATATTCGCGAATATGAATTAAATTCTCTACGGAAAAACATCGGCATTGTTTTGCAGGATGTTTTTTTGTATTCCGACACCATCGCAAATAATATATCACTCCATCCTTCTCACTCTCTCACTCTCTCACCCTCTCACTCACTTTTCAGCGAAAGTGAGAAAGTGAGAATGAAAGAAAGTGAGAGAGAAAAAGTGGTAGAGGCAGCAAAAATAATAGGCGCGCACGATTTCATCATGCGGCTGCCCGGCAATTATGATTACAATGTGATGGAGCGCGGAGCAACCCTATCGGTAGGGCAGAGGCAACTGATTTCTTTCATACGCGCCTATTTGTACAACCCCGCCATACTCATTCTTGACGAAGCCACTTCCAGCATCGACACCGAATCTGAAATGCTCATACAGCGCGCCACCGAAGCGCTTTTGGGAAGAAAGGAGTATGGAGTTCGGGGTTCGGAGCAAGAAAAACACACTGCTGTATCTGCCTCCCAACTCCCAACTCCCAACTCCCGAACTTCCATCGTCATCGCCCACCGCCTTGCCACCATTCAGCGAGCCGATAAAATAATTGTGCTTGATAAAGGAGAAATCATTGAATCAGGAACTCACCGCCAGCTTCTTGAACTCAACAAACACTACCGGAAATTATACGAACTGCAATTCATGAAAGAAATTGTTGCATGA